The genomic region CAACCTCGCCTCGATCAACCTGCTGAAGTTCCTGCGCGAGGACGACACCTTCGACGTCGAGCGGTTCACCCGCCTCACCGAGCTGGTCATCACCGCGATGGACGTCTCCATCACCTTCGCCGACTTCCCGACCGAGAAGATCGGCGACACCACCCGCGCCTACCGCCAGCTCGGCATCGGCTACGCGAACCTGGGCGCCCTGCTCATGGCGACCGGCCACGCCTACGACTCCGACGGCGGCCGCGCGGTCGCCGCCGCGATCACCTCGCTGATGACCGGTACCGCCTACCGGCGCAGCGCCGAGGTCGCGGGCGTGGTGGGCCCCTACGACGGCTACAAGCGCAACGAGCAGGCGCACAAGCGCGTCATGCGCAAGCACGCCGCGGCCAACGACGACCTGCGCACGGTCGGCACCTTGGAGGAGCCGATCCACGCTGCCGCCACCCGCGAGTGGGCCGAGTGCCTCAAGGTCGGCGAGCGCAACGGCTGGCGCAACGCCCAGGCCAGCCTGCTCGCCCCCACCGGCACCATCGGCTTCATGATGGACTGCGACACCACCGGCATCGAGCCGGACTTCTCGCTCGTCAAGTTCAAGAAGCTGGTCGGCGGCGGCTCCATGCAGATCGTCAACCAGGCCATCCCGCGCGCGCTGGCCAACCTGGGCTACCAGGACGAGCAGTCCGAGGCGATCGTGGAGTTCGTGTCCGAGCACGGCCACGTCGTCGACGCCCCGAGCCTGCGCCCCGAGCACTACGAGGTGTTCGACTGCGCCATGGGCCGCCGCTACATCCAGCCCATGGGCCACGTGCGGATGATGGCGGCCGTGCAGCCGTTCCTGTCCGGCGCGATCTCCAAGACCGTCAACGTGCCCGAGGACGCCACGGTCGAGGACTTCCAGCACATCTACTTCGAGGGCTGGAAGCTGGGCCTGAAGGCGCTCGCGGTCTACCGCGACAACTGCAAGGTCGGCCAGCCGCTGTCCATCAGCAAGACCGAGAGCGGCACCAAGGACGCCGAGGAGCCCGCGACCGTCGAGGTCGCCCGGCCGGTCCGCCGCCGCCTGCCCAAGAAGCGTCCGAGTGAGACCACCTCGTTCTCCGTGGGCGGGGCCGAGGGCTACATCACCGCCGGCTCCTACCCGGACGACGGTCTGGGCGAGGTGTTCATGAAGCTCGGCAAGCAGGGTTCGACCCTGGCCGGCGTCATGGACGCGTTCTCCATCGCGATCTCCATCGCCCTGCAGTACGGGGTCCCGCTGGAGACCTACGTGGAGAAGTTCACCAACATGCGCTTCGACCCGGCCGGCATGACCGACGACCCGGACATCCGCATGGCGCAGTCGGTGGTGGACTACATCTTCCGCCGCCTGGCCCTGGACCACCTGCCCTACGAGGAGCGCGCGGCACTGGGCGTGCTGTCGGCCGCCGAGCGCCAGGCCCAGGTCGCGGGCGAGGACCCGGCCCAGGTCGCCGCCCAGGTGGAGTCCTACGCCCAGTCGGCCGCCACCCACAAGGCCGAGGAGGCGGCGCCGACCGCGCGCAGGAGCGAGGCCCAGGCCGAGCCGACCGAGGCGCACTCCACCGCCGAGCTGATGGAGAGCACGCAGGGCTTCGTCGCCGACGCCCCGCTGTGCGTCACGTGCGGGACGAAGATGCGGCCCTCGGGTAGCTGCTACGCC from Nocardiopsis aegyptia harbors:
- a CDS encoding vitamin B12-dependent ribonucleotide reductase, with product MTETTSGPTGRKGKGSRKGLKMKRIFTTPGVHPYETLTWERRDVVMTNWRDGTVNFEQRGVEFPTTWSMNATQIVTSKYFRGAVGTPEREWSLKQLVDRVVGMYTRTAVEQGYFATDEDAEIFDHELKYALANQLFSFNSPVWFNVGTASSQQVSACFILSVDDTMESILDWYKEEGIIFKGGSGAGVNLSRIRSSKELLSSGGTASGPVSFMRGADASAGTIKSGGATRRAAKMVVLDVDHPDIEEFVETKSREEHKIRALRDAGFDVDLGGADMFSVQYQNANNSVRVSDAFMRAVETGSEFGLTSRTTGEVVATVDAKDLFQRMARAAWECADPGIQYDGTIQDWHTNPETGRISASNPCSEYLSLDDSSCNLASINLLKFLREDDTFDVERFTRLTELVITAMDVSITFADFPTEKIGDTTRAYRQLGIGYANLGALLMATGHAYDSDGGRAVAAAITSLMTGTAYRRSAEVAGVVGPYDGYKRNEQAHKRVMRKHAAANDDLRTVGTLEEPIHAAATREWAECLKVGERNGWRNAQASLLAPTGTIGFMMDCDTTGIEPDFSLVKFKKLVGGGSMQIVNQAIPRALANLGYQDEQSEAIVEFVSEHGHVVDAPSLRPEHYEVFDCAMGRRYIQPMGHVRMMAAVQPFLSGAISKTVNVPEDATVEDFQHIYFEGWKLGLKALAVYRDNCKVGQPLSISKTESGTKDAEEPATVEVARPVRRRLPKKRPSETTSFSVGGAEGYITAGSYPDDGLGEVFMKLGKQGSTLAGVMDAFSIAISIALQYGVPLETYVEKFTNMRFDPAGMTDDPDIRMAQSVVDYIFRRLALDHLPYEERAALGVLSAAERQAQVAGEDPAQVAAQVESYAQSAATHKAEEAAPTARRSEAQAEPTEAHSTAELMESTQGFVADAPLCVTCGTKMRPSGSCYACEGCGATSGCS